Proteins encoded by one window of Candidatus Omnitrophota bacterium:
- a CDS encoding DUF3795 domain-containing protein, with protein sequence MDLRQNTSPCGIDCFNCELFGDNITREMQERIAQYKNQPAETIRCLGCRESGCLIIHGECRTKTCVEEKGVEFCFECDEFPCTYLQPCCDGAETFPQNYKLFNLCRMKKLGVEKWAAEEALKIRRLYKDGKLQIGGGPVLPD encoded by the coding sequence CGACAGAACACATCACCATGCGGGATCGACTGCTTCAATTGCGAGCTTTTCGGAGACAACATAACTCGGGAGATGCAGGAGCGGATCGCCCAGTACAAAAACCAACCGGCGGAAACAATCCGCTGTCTCGGCTGTCGGGAGAGCGGGTGCCTCATAATCCACGGAGAATGCAGGACCAAGACCTGTGTCGAAGAGAAGGGAGTAGAGTTCTGCTTTGAATGCGATGAGTTCCCCTGCACCTATCTCCAGCCCTGTTGTGACGGAGCGGAGACATTCCCCCAGAACTATAAACTGTTCAATCTCTGCAGGATGAAAAAGCTCGGAGTGGAAAAATGGGCCGCGGAAGAGGCCCTAAAGATACGAAGGCTCTACAAAGATGGAAAACTCCAGATAGGGGGAGGGCCGGTACTCCCAGACTAG